One region of candidate division KSB1 bacterium genomic DNA includes:
- a CDS encoding alpha/beta fold hydrolase, with the protein MMKFNVDKALFPFQNNFLHLDDGTKIHYLDEGKGPVLLMLHGNPTWSFLYRKMIDNLKSDFRCIAPDLPGFGLSEQTDTFDFLAESHSKVIEEFLLKLNIDSYILIAQDWGGPIGLSVAEKYPDKIIGAVLGNTWAWPLKGNYRYEGFSWLMGGPIGRWMSRSFNGVWQVFMKKGFYKKPSKEALAMYKAPFAKKGNRIQTAIFPRQLVKAYEFEKAVEKNLNKIGSIPVLFTWGIKDFAFKQDQLERFKKHFPNHQTHLLEAGHFWQDEQGNYASELIRKWHQINISSMNNDSKKE; encoded by the coding sequence ATGATGAAATTCAATGTAGACAAAGCCCTTTTCCCTTTTCAAAATAACTTTCTTCATTTAGATGATGGAACAAAAATCCATTACCTCGATGAAGGTAAAGGGCCGGTTTTATTGATGCTGCATGGCAATCCTACCTGGTCATTCTTGTACCGAAAAATGATAGATAATCTAAAAAGCGATTTTAGATGTATAGCGCCTGATTTGCCGGGGTTTGGGTTATCAGAACAAACAGACACTTTTGATTTTCTTGCCGAATCGCATAGCAAAGTGATCGAAGAATTTTTACTGAAATTAAACATTGACAGTTACATCCTGATCGCTCAGGATTGGGGTGGTCCCATCGGGTTGAGTGTTGCCGAAAAATATCCTGATAAAATTATTGGAGCAGTTTTGGGTAACACCTGGGCCTGGCCCTTAAAGGGCAATTATCGTTATGAAGGTTTCAGTTGGCTAATGGGTGGACCCATTGGTCGGTGGATGAGCAGAAGCTTTAACGGCGTGTGGCAGGTATTTATGAAAAAAGGCTTTTACAAAAAGCCATCAAAAGAAGCTCTGGCCATGTACAAAGCGCCCTTTGCTAAAAAGGGGAATCGTATCCAAACAGCAATTTTCCCTCGGCAGCTCGTTAAAGCTTATGAATTCGAAAAAGCTGTAGAAAAGAATTTGAACAAAATTGGAAGTATACCGGTGCTCTTTACCTGGGGCATAAAAGACTTCGCCTTTAAACAAGATCAATTAGAACGATTTAAGAAGCATTTCCCAAATCATCAAACTCATCTACTCGAGGCGGGACATTTTTGGCAGGACGAACAAGGAAACTATGCCAGTGAGTTAATAAGGAAGTGGCATCAAATAAATATTTCATCTATGAACAATGACTCGAAAAAAGAGTAG
- a CDS encoding NmrA family NAD(P)-binding protein encodes MSKPRILVTGATGKTGTFVVEQLLKREFPVRAFVHRIDERSERLEALGAEILQGDFLDLQSVRSAMRGVKRFYFCYPPQGDRLLEAATNVAVAARDVGVRALVNMSQISAREKATSPLARHHWLSEQVLDWANIGASHIHPTFFAEDLYLFSGPSIAEAGKLVLPFGDGKHAPVTAEDIARVVVGILADPEPHVGQHYILTGPRDMTIAEMAEVLTTELGKPVEYVNLPIQQWRTALVEKAGMPEFLATHLAAVAQDHQDGVFSAETDVVEKIGGRPPQSLAEFIRAHVVEFRS; translated from the coding sequence ATGTCTAAGCCAAGGATCTTGGTTACCGGAGCCACCGGCAAAACGGGTACCTTTGTGGTCGAGCAGCTCCTGAAGCGTGAATTCCCTGTGCGTGCGTTCGTACACCGGATTGATGAACGGTCGGAGCGGCTGGAAGCACTCGGGGCCGAGATACTCCAAGGCGACTTTTTGGACCTCCAGTCAGTTCGATCTGCCATGCGGGGCGTCAAGCGATTCTATTTCTGCTACCCCCCTCAGGGTGACCGGCTGCTGGAAGCTGCCACCAACGTGGCTGTAGCCGCCCGTGATGTGGGGGTGAGGGCGCTCGTCAATATGTCTCAAATCTCGGCACGAGAGAAAGCCACAAGTCCGTTGGCCCGCCATCACTGGTTGTCGGAACAGGTATTGGACTGGGCCAACATTGGCGCCTCACACATTCACCCGACCTTCTTCGCGGAAGACCTTTACCTCTTCAGCGGCCCAAGCATTGCTGAAGCCGGCAAGTTAGTTCTTCCGTTCGGTGATGGGAAGCATGCACCGGTAACGGCCGAGGACATCGCGCGGGTCGTCGTCGGGATTCTGGCGGATCCAGAACCCCACGTCGGTCAGCATTATATCCTCACCGGCCCCCGGGACATGACGATCGCGGAAATGGCAGAGGTGCTTACGACGGAACTCGGTAAACCTGTTGAGTACGTGAACTTGCCAATCCAGCAATGGCGCACGGCGCTCGTGGAAAAGGCAGGCATGCCCGAGTTCCTGGCGACCCATCTGGCGGCGGTGGCCCAGGACCATCAAGATGGTGTCTTTAGTGCTGAAACGGACGTGGTGGAAAAAATCGGCGGCCGGCCGCCACAATCGTTGGCGGAATTCATTCGCGCGCATGTTGTCGAGTTCAGAAGTTAA